DNA sequence from the Halococcus salsus genome:
CTCTTCGAGACCGACTTCGTCATGGCCGCCCGGATGGACCGGATCCACGACGACTACGAACCCGGGAAATGACGGACAGAAGCCTCGAACGGTGGCACGACGCCGCCACCGTCGGTATCGGGATCGCGGTCGGCATCGGTCTCCGACGGTGGAAGGGCGACGCGTTCGAGTCGAACCTCAGAACGCAACTCGCGATGCAGGTCGGTCTCGCCATCGGCTACTTCCTCGTCGCCGACCAGTCGACGGACGAACCGGACGCCGTCGAATGAGCCCTGCCGTCGCTCATCGCCATCAGTGTCGACCACGATATCGATCCATATGAACGAGACTCGCTACCGGATCCTCGACGCTATCGCGGAGGAACCAGTCTCGGGCCCGGAGCTCGCGGCCTCCCTCGGGGTCTCGCGCACGGCCGTCTGGAAACACATCGAGGCGCTCCGCGAGGCCGGCTTTTCCATCGAGAGCGACGGCGGTTATCGACTGACCGGAGTTCCGGAGTACGGCGGGCCCGCGATCGAGCTCGGGCTCGATGCACCCTTCACGGTCGAGTACCACGACAGCCTGCCGAGCACCAACGCCCGCGCACGTGAACTCGCCGAAGCGGGCGAGACCGACCGCGTCGTGGTCGCGAACGAACAGACCGGCGGTCGCGGCCGGCTCGACAGGGAGTGGGCCTCGCCGCCGGGCGGGATATGGTGTAGCGTGCTCTGCCGGCCCGCCCTCCCGCCGGCCCACGTTCCAGTCCTCACCCTCGCGGCGGCGGTCGCGGCCGTCGAGACCGCCCGCGAGGCCGGCGTCGATGCCGGTATCAAGTGGCCGAACGACGTTCTCGTCCCCACAGAAGACGGCGAGGAGAAACTCGTCGGCATCCTGACCGAGATGGAGGGCGAGGCCGACCGGGTCTCGTGGGTGGTCGTCGGTATCGGGGTCAACGTCCGGTCCGAGGGCCTCCCCGCGGGCGGAACCGGACTGCTGGCTCACACCGACGACCTCGACCGCCGAGCCTTCGTCCAGCGCCTCCTCGAACGGTTCGACGCGCTCCGAGGGGAACCGGAGACGGTGCTCTCGATGTGGCGCGAGCACGCGCTCACCCTCGGCAAGCGTGTTCGTATCGAGACGCCCGGCGGGGAGGTCGTCGGCGAGGCGGTCGACGTCGAGTTCCCCGGCAGCCTCGTGGTCGAGACCGACGAGGGAACACGGCGGGTTCACGCGGGCGACTGCGAACACCTCCGACCAGTCTGATCCCAGGATCAGTCGTCGTCGTCCACGTCCTCGCGCTCGACACGAACCGTGAGCACGGGCACCGACGAGGTGCGGACGACGCGTTCGGCGACGCTCCCGAGCAGCAGACGGTCGATGCCGCCGCGGCCGTGGGTCCCCATCACGACGAGGTCACAGCCCTCGCGCTCGGCGTACTCGACGATCCGCTTGCTCGGTGCGCCCTCGACCAGCACGCGCTCGACCGTCACGCCGCTCGCGAGCTCCTCGACGCGGTCGAGCGCTCCCTCGCCCTGGTCGTTCAGCATCGTCCCCAGTCCCTCGATCGCCGAGTCGGCCGGCAGGCTGGCGTAGCCGGCGGTGTTGACGACGTAGATCGCGTGGAGCTCGGCGTCGTGGACCCGCGCGAGTTCGACGGCGTGCTCGACCACGGGGTCGACTTCCGGCGAGCCGTCGGTCGGAACGAGGATACGGTCGTACATGACTCCCTCTCCTCTTCGCGGCCCGCGGCCTAATCGTTCCCGGTGGTTCGTCCGGGCAACACGACGCGCTCGATATCGGCGACGCCCGCGCGCCGGACCACCCCTCGAACCGGGTCCTGAACGCCCGCGAGGTTGTTCGAATCGCCGTCGAGCACGCAGAGCCGTGCCTCGCGTCCGGGTTCGACGACGCCCGCATCGAGCCCGAGGAGGTCGGCTCCGTTGCGCGTCGCCATCCGGAGCACGTCGCGCGCCCGGCAGTCGGTGAGCTTCGCGGTGAACTCCATCTCGCGGAACATCGAGGGCGAATCCAGCATCGCGTTGTCGGTCCCGAGCGCCACCGTCGTTTGGTCGGCGAGGCGTTCGATGGGCGGGAATCCCACGCCCGTCACGAGGTTCGAGCGGGGGCAGACCGCGACCGGGATGTCCTCCGCCGCGAGCCGGTCGAGGTGGTGGGACTCGGCGTAGACCATGTGCACGAGGAAGTCGGGGTCGAGCGCGAGCGCGGGCTCGATGTCGGTCGCGTCGCGCTCGCCGGCGTGGATCCCGAACAGCTTGTCCGCCTCGCGGGTCGCCGCCCGCTCGTCCTCGAAGTCGGCGTCGCGCGCGCCGCTCGCGCCGAACCCGTCCGCCGCCGCCATCGCCTCGACGGTCTCGCGACCGAGGACCGTCGCGTCGATGGCCGAGTCCGCGAGCGCGTCCTCGATGGCCCGGACCCCCTCGACACCGCCCTCGCGGAACTCACAGAACGCGCCGGTCCCCGACTCGACCATGAAGTCGATGGTGCGTTCCATCCCCGCGACGAGGTCCTCGCGGCTCGCCGCCCGGAGCAGGCGGTGTTTCAGGCCGTCGGGCGGCGCGACCAACTCGTCGAGGCTCAGCCCGCCGCCGGCCTCCTTCGCGATCGAGTCGCCGATGTGGGTGTGGGCGTTGACGAACGCCGGGAAGACGATCCGCGAGGAATCCGTCGCTGCCTCCTCGACCACCTCGATCCGGCCGTCCTCGACCACGACGCGTCCCTCGATCGGGTCGAAGTCGTAACCCGCGAGTATCGTGCCCTCGATCTCCATGGTCGGGGTCGGTGGCGAGTCGCCTTGAATGGCTCCGTCGATGGACGAGTCGTGTGTCTCGATTGTGGTTGAAACGGTCGGCGCGCGGCCTCCGCGCCGCCCGAGGGGCGGCGCGAAACGCCCGTGCGAGGGATGAGCACCGGAGTGAGCGAACGGAGTCGTTCGAGACGGCGAAGCCGTCTCGTGATGACGAAAGACGCGAAGCGTCTTTCGAACCACGAGCGAACGAGGAGCGCAGTCGGCTGGGGAGGCGTGTGGCCGTCGCGGAACGGTGGCGGAGCGGGAGAGTGAGGAGTTGTACCGTGAGTGAGGCCAAAGGCCGAACGAGCGGCTCTTTTTAGTCCACCGGAAGACGCGAAGCGTCTTCCGAGCCTTGCTTCGTTGCACTCAGCAAGACAGGTTTTCCTTCGTCGGGTTGGCTCGCCTCGCTCGCCAACCACTCCTCGAAAAAAGTGGGTCGCTATTCCCCGGCGAACTCGTCGAGCGTGGTGTGGACTCCGGGCCGGACGTCCGAGACCAGTGCGCCGTCGATGTCGAGCCCGAGGACGGCGGCGGCGGCGTTGCCGACGCGCTCGGCCGCGTCGTGGGGAGCGTAGACCCCGAGCCGCCACTGGTCGCGCTGGATGGCGTCGAGCGCCTCGACGAGCGTCGACTGCCGACCCAGGGGGCGGATCTCGCCGCTCACCACCACCCGCGAGGAGGACTCGGTCATGCCGGGTCGCGAGGGCACGTCGAGGATCACGTCGTCGGCCTCGACCGCGGCCCGGTCGGCGATGGTGCGTTCGCGCTCGCGGATGGTGTCGTGGTCGGCGTCCACGAGGTCGTCGGGGGTGTCCCGGAGTTCGGCCCACACCGCGCGTTTGTAGAGGTCGCGCCGGTCGAGGCGGGCGGCGTCGGCGGCGGTCGCTTCGTGCTCTCTGAGCGCCACGATGAGGTCGGCGTCGTCCATCCGTCGGAGGTCGTCGGCGGCGAGCCCGTCGTCGAGCAGGCGCTCGGCCGCGCGCCGGAGCATCGCCTTCCCGATGCGGGCGACCGGGTGGCTGTAGACCACCGGGTTCATCAGCGCGCGCGCGACCAGCAGCGACTCCGCGGTCTGGACGTTCCCCTCGTCGAGCACGAGTTCGCCGTCGAGATACCGGAGTTCGCGCACGAGACGGTCGTGGTCGATGGTGCCGTAGGGAACCCCGGTGTGGTGGGCGTCGCGCACGAGGTAGTCCATCCGATCGATGTCGAGTTCGCCCGAGACCAGCTGGCCGAGTTGGCCCTCGCCCGCGACGAGGCCCGCGATCCGCTTCGGGTCGAGGTCGTGCGATTCGAGGATCGCGGCGACCTCGCCGCCCGCGAGGAGTTCCTCGACGTCGTCGTGCTCCGCGCCCGTGTGGCGGTAGACCAGGGTTTCGAGGTTGTGGCTGTAGGGGCTGTGGCCGACGTCGTGGAGCAGCGCGGCGGCTCGGACCCGTTCGGCTTCCCGCCCTTCGATCCCGAGGTGACCGAGCGCGCGGTCGGCGAGGTGGTACACCCCCAGACTGTGCTCGAAGCGGGTGTGGTTCGCCGAGGGGTAGACGAGGTCGACGGTCCCGAGCTGGCGGACGCGTCGGAGGCGCTGGACGAGGGCGGTGTCGAGCAGGTCGCGCGCCACCCCCCCGACCTCGATGTGGCCGTGGACGCTGTCCTTGATGGTCTTCATTGGGCTCCCTTCGGCGCGTTCGGTCAAGTAGTTTCACTTCCCTGTAGTGAATCGGGTCCATCGGCGCTCGTCGCGATGGCCCACGATCTGTTACCGACGGTAAACACATCGATGGTTCAGGACAACGTCGATCACGATGGGGTTTATTAGCGCGCCATCGGTAACGGTCGATGTGATGGAACCCACCACGCGGAGGCGGCGATGACGACCGACCAGTTCAGCGTCGCGGGCGACGTCGCGGTCGTGACGGGTGCGTCGAGCGGTATCGGGCGAGCCATTGCCGAGCGCTTCGCCGAGGACGGGGCGGACGTCGTGGTCTGTTCGCGCGAACAGGCGAACGTCGACCCCGTGGCCGAGGGGATCGAGGAGTCGGGGGGATCGGCGCTCGCGGTCGAGTGCGACGTCCGCGACCGCGACGCCGTCGAGGCGCTGGTCGAGGCAACAGTAGCGGAATTCGGCGGGATCGATTGCCTCCTCAATAACGCCGGCGCGAGCTTCATGGCGAACTTCGAGGGCATCAGTGAGAACGGCTGGAAGACCATCGTCGACATCAACCTCCATGGGACCTACCACTGCACCCAGGCCGCCGGCGAGGTGATGCGCGAGAACGACGGCGGGACCATCGTCAACTTCGCGAGCGTCGCGGGCCAGGACGGCGCGCCGTTCATGAGTCACTACGCCGCGGCGAAGGCGGGGATCATCAACCTCACCTCGACCCTCGGTTACGAGTGGGCGAGCGACGGGGTCCGGGTGAACTGCATCGCGCCGGGGTTCGTCGCCACGCCGGGCGTCGCGAGCCAGATGGGTGTCACGGCCGACGAGATCGATCGGGATACCGTCGACCGGAAGATCGGAACGCCCGCGGAGATCGCCGACGTCGCGCAGTTCCTCGCCAGCCCCGCCTCGTCGTACCTCACCGGCGAGACGGTCACCGCCCGTGGCGTCCCAGACATCATGGAATCGCCCGAGTGATGGCGTGCGAGGTCTTCCTGCCGGTGGCGGCCCAGCCCAGCGTCGACGCGCTCTGCGAGCAGGCCGAACGCGCCGAGGGGCTCGGCTACGACCGGGTGTGGCTCCCCGAGACGTGGGGCCGGGACGCCGTGACGGTGCTAACGAGCATCGCCCACCGCACCAGCGAGATCGGGATCGGGACCTCGATCGTGCCGGTCTACTCGCGCTCGCCCGCGCTGATCGGGCAGACCGCCGCCACGTTGCAGGAGGTCTCGGACGGTCGTTTTCGACTCGGCCTCGGTCCGTCGGGCCCCATCGTGGTCGAGAACTGGCACGGCGTCGACTACGGCAACCCCCTCAGGCGAACCCGCGAGACCGTCGAGGTCGTCAAGCGGGTTCTCTCGGGCGAGGCGGTCAGCTACGATGGCGAGTACTTCGACCTCGCGGGCTTCCGGCTGCGGTGTGAGCCACCCGAACCCCGTCCACCCGTCGATGCAGCCGGGATGGGCCCCAAGAGCGTCGAGCTCGCGGGTCGGTTCGCCGACGGCTGGCACGCGCTCCTCCTCACGCGGGACGGGCTCCGCGACCGACTCGACGACCTCCGGCGCGGGGCCGACCTCGCGGGTCGGGATCCCGACGAAATTCGCGTCACGCTCTCGCTGACCTGCGCCGCGCTCGACGACCCCGACCGGGCGCGCGAGTCGGTCCGCCAGCACCTCGCTTTCTACGTCGGCGGGATGGGCACCTTCTACCGCGACAGCCTCGCGCGCTCCGGCCACGAGGCGACCGCGAACGAGGTCTACGAGAACTGGCAGGCCGGCGACCGCGAAGCCGCGACCGCGGCCATCGACGACGGCCTCCTGGACTCGCTCGCGGTCGCGGGCACGCCCGAGACGGCGCGCGACCGCCTCGAATCGTTCGCCGCCATCGACGGTGTGGATCGGGTCGCGGTGTCGTTCCCGCGCGACGCGAGCCTCGCGGAGATCGAAGCGACTATGGCGGCGCTCGCGCCCTGAGACGCCGATTTCGACATCACAGGGTTTACCCGTCGGAGTACGTTTAGCCGGGGCACCCGTGGCTTGGACACCGGTCGTCTCGACGACAGCGACGATGGATCGGCGCACAATCGACATTCGTGCCGAGAGGCGCTCTGGCGGCGACGGTCTCGCCGTCGGGGCGATCTGATGGGGATCGCGTACGCGTTCGGGCTCGACGACGCCGACTGGAGCGAGATCGGGCTGTTCTTCGTCACGATCTGCGCGCTGGTCGCGCTGGTCGTCGTCGGTATCCTGAACCCGCCGCTGTTGAGCAACACCCTGACCGGCACCTACGACTGGGTGATGCACTACTTCGGCTGGTGGTTCATGGCGCTCGGGGGCGTCCTGCTCGTCTTCGGGCTGTTCATGACCCTCTCCAGATACGGAACGATCCGTATCGGCGGCGAGGACGCCGACCCCGAGTTCGGTTTCTACTCCTGGATCGCGATGGTGTTCACCGTCGGGTTCGGGAGTTCGATCATCGTCTGGGGGGTGGGCGAACCGATCCAGATCGTCAACAGCCCGCCGTCGACGCTGCCGGTCGGCGGCACCACGATCAAACCCCTCTCGCTCGCGTTCATGTTCCTCCACGAGTCGTTCCCGGGGATGGCGATGTGGTACATCCCGGTGGCGCTCTCGTTCGCGCTGATGGTCTACACCGGCTCGGTCTCGGAGTACAAACTCAGCTCGATGCTCGACGTGGCGCTCGACCGCGAGGACTACGGCTGGCTCTACTGGCTCGTCGACCTCTCGGCGCTGGTCGCGATGGTCGGCGGGATCGCCACCACGCTCGGGTTCACCGCCCAGCAGCTCTCGACCATCCTGGACGTGGTCTACGGGCTCCAGGCCACCGCGCTGACCTACGGCCTCCTTCTCGCCATCGGCCTCGTCTTCCTCGCGGACGTCTGGCTCGGGCTCAGAAGCGGGATCCAGAACGCCGCCCGGGTGACGATCGTGTTGATGGTGCTCGCGGCAGCCATGCTGTTCGTAGTCGGTCCCACGCTGTTCACGCTCAACATCTGGATCGACGCCACCGGGATCTGGCTCAACAACCTGCCGCGACTCATGTTCTTCACCGCGCCCACGAGCGGCGGCGACTGGCCTCAGCAGTGGACCAGCTTCTGGTGGGGCTGGTGGGCGGCTTGGGGGCTGTTCGTCGGGAGCTTCGTCGCGCGCGTCTCGAAGGGACGCACCATCCGCGAGACCTTCTTCGCGTTGGTGGTCGTGCCCTCGGGGCTCGTCTGGGTCCAGCACGCCATCATCGGCGGCTGGGTGCTCTCGCCCGAGTACTTCGGCCCCGTCAGCACCGCGCTCTCGAACGGCGACATCCCGGCCGCGGTCGCGACCGCCATCTCGATCACGCCCTACGGCAACGTTTTGGGGCTGTTGCTCGTGCTCGTGATGGTCGGCTACATCCTCACGACGCTGGACTCGGCGGTCTTCATGCTCTCGGCGATCACCCTCGGCACCGAGGACCCCAACGCACGCAATCGCGCGTGGTGGGGCGTGCTACTCGCGTTCCTCGGCGTCATGACCCTCAACCTCCCGTCGTTCAGCGCGATGCAGTCGTTCTCGCCGGTGATGGCGCTGCCCTTCTCGCTCTACTTCCTCGTCCTGCTCTACGCGAGCTACGTCACCGCCCGCGACTACTACCACGAACACCTCATGGGTCCGGACGAGGAGCCGTTCTTCACGGTGAGCCACCGACCGGACCCGGAAGCCAGCGAGACGACCGGCGGCAACCGGGCCGCGGGCGAGAACGACGACTGACCCGCGGTCTTCGCTCGAACTGAAGCGCTGTTTTTCCCGTGCCGTGGCTCAGGAGTCGGTCGTGGCCGGTTCGTGAACCGCTCGGTAGCCCCCGTCGATCGCCTCGACCCGGTCGACGGTTCGCAGCGCCATCGAGCGCTCCTGCTTGGTCGTCACGGGAAAGTCGTAGCGTTCGGCCTCGTAGTCGAACCCCTTGCCCGTCGCCCGTCTTCGCTCGACGAACGCGCGGTGGGCGTCGAGTCGGTCGCCGACGACCCGCCGGGAGAGGGCGGGAACGTCCGCGACCCGGTCGTCGAACCCCTCGACGAGGCCGGCATCGAGCTCGTAACCCACCGAGCTCCGCCCGGCGACCATCGCGGCGAGACCCGTGGTGCCGGTGCCCCAGAACGGGTCGAGCACGGTGTCGTCGTAGACGGAGTACATGTTGATCAGCCGGTAGGGGATCGCGAAGGGATAGGCCGCCGAGCGCTCCCGCGAGTCGTCCCGATCGAGTGTCTGGCGCTCGCCCCGGACGTCGGTCCAGAGGTCCGAGAACCAGCGGTTGCGCTCCTCCCAGAAGTAGGCCGCCTCGTAGCGGCGGTCGGCGTGGGGTTCGAACCCGCGCCGTGTCGCGCCGTTCCGGAAGACCAGGATGTACTCGTGTTCGAGGGTGGCGTAGGCGTTCGGCGGGAGCATTCCGCTGCCCATGAACTTCGCGCCGGCGTTGGTCGGTTTCCGCCAGAGGATCTCGGGCAGCGGGTCGAAGCCGAGTTCCTCGAAGGCGTCGATAATTCGGGAGTGGTTCTGATAGACGCGAAAGCTCCCGTCCAGGGTGCGGGTCGCGTCGCCGACGTTGACGCAGGCGATGCCGCCGTCGACGAGCACGCGGGCCACCTCGCGCCACACCCCGTCGAGGAGGGCGTGCATCGCCTCGAACGCGCCGCGACCGTCGGCCGCCGCGAGCCGGTCGTCGATCTCGGGGTCGAGCTCGGCGAAGGTGTCGTCCCAGAGTTCGATCATGGGGTACGGCGGCGAGGTCACGACGAGTTCGACGCTGTCGTCGGCGACCGCGTCGAGATCCCTCGCATCCCCAACGACGATGCGGTGGCTGGTTTCCACTACCCGAGACAGACGGCGCGCTCGCAAGAAAGCCCCGATGGAGAACTCAGGCGGTGATCTCGCCGAACTTCTCCCTCACTTTCTCGATCTTCGGCTGGGCGTGGAACGAGCAGTAGGCGTCGCCGGGGTGCTTCGCGTAGTAGTTCTGGTGCTCCTCCTCGGCACGGTAGAAGGTGTCGAGCGGTTCGACCTCCGTCACGACGTCGTCCTCGTAGCCGCCGTCGCTGTCGAGCGCCTCGACGTAGGCCTCCGCGGTCTCCTGCTGGGCCTCGTCGTGGGTGAAGACCGCCGAGCGGTACTGGGTTCCCACGTCGGGGCCCTGCTTGTTGAGCTGGGTCGGGTCGTGGACGGTGAAGAAGACCTCCAGGAGGCGCTCGTAGGTGATCGTGTCGGGGTCGTACTCGACCTGGACGACCTCCGCGTGGCCGGTGTTCCCCGAGCAGACCTCCCGATAGGTCGGGTCTTCGGTGTGGCCGCCGGCGTAGCCGGAGGTTACGTCCTCGACGCCGTCGAGCTCTTCGAGTGCGGCCTCGGTACACCAGAAGCAGCCGCCGGCGAGCGTCGCGCGGTCCGTGTTTGATGCCATACCCGGAGTAGGGAGCGCAGCAACGAAAGCCCGTTGCTCGTGTGGACGGGTTCAATCCTCGTGGTGCGGCGGGCGGTTCGGATCACGCGCACCCAGCCGTTCCCCGCAGTGCGGGCAAGTCATAGGAGTCGCC
Encoded proteins:
- a CDS encoding biotin--[acetyl-CoA-carboxylase] ligase, which translates into the protein MNETRYRILDAIAEEPVSGPELAASLGVSRTAVWKHIEALREAGFSIESDGGYRLTGVPEYGGPAIELGLDAPFTVEYHDSLPSTNARARELAEAGETDRVVVANEQTGGRGRLDREWASPPGGIWCSVLCRPALPPAHVPVLTLAAAVAAVETAREAGVDAGIKWPNDVLVPTEDGEEKLVGILTEMEGEADRVSWVVVGIGVNVRSEGLPAGGTGLLAHTDDLDRRAFVQRLLERFDALRGEPETVLSMWREHALTLGKRVRIETPGGEVVGEAVDVEFPGSLVVETDEGTRRVHAGDCEHLRPV
- a CDS encoding universal stress protein, translating into MYDRILVPTDGSPEVDPVVEHAVELARVHDAELHAIYVVNTAGYASLPADSAIEGLGTMLNDQGEGALDRVEELASGVTVERVLVEGAPSKRIVEYAEREGCDLVVMGTHGRGGIDRLLLGSVAERVVRTSSVPVLTVRVEREDVDDDD
- a CDS encoding amidohydrolase family protein; protein product: MEIEGTILAGYDFDPIEGRVVVEDGRIEVVEEAATDSSRIVFPAFVNAHTHIGDSIAKEAGGGLSLDELVAPPDGLKHRLLRAASREDLVAGMERTIDFMVESGTGAFCEFREGGVEGVRAIEDALADSAIDATVLGRETVEAMAAADGFGASGARDADFEDERAATREADKLFGIHAGERDATDIEPALALDPDFLVHMVYAESHHLDRLAAEDIPVAVCPRSNLVTGVGFPPIERLADQTTVALGTDNAMLDSPSMFREMEFTAKLTDCRARDVLRMATRNGADLLGLDAGVVEPGREARLCVLDGDSNNLAGVQDPVRGVVRRAGVADIERVVLPGRTTGND
- a CDS encoding HD domain-containing protein yields the protein MKTIKDSVHGHIEVGGVARDLLDTALVQRLRRVRQLGTVDLVYPSANHTRFEHSLGVYHLADRALGHLGIEGREAERVRAAALLHDVGHSPYSHNLETLVYRHTGAEHDDVEELLAGGEVAAILESHDLDPKRIAGLVAGEGQLGQLVSGELDIDRMDYLVRDAHHTGVPYGTIDHDRLVRELRYLDGELVLDEGNVQTAESLLVARALMNPVVYSHPVARIGKAMLRRAAERLLDDGLAADDLRRMDDADLIVALREHEATAADAARLDRRDLYKRAVWAELRDTPDDLVDADHDTIRERERTIADRAAVEADDVILDVPSRPGMTESSSRVVVSGEIRPLGRQSTLVEALDAIQRDQWRLGVYAPHDAAERVGNAAAAVLGLDIDGALVSDVRPGVHTTLDEFAGE
- a CDS encoding SDR family NAD(P)-dependent oxidoreductase — translated: MTTDQFSVAGDVAVVTGASSGIGRAIAERFAEDGADVVVCSREQANVDPVAEGIEESGGSALAVECDVRDRDAVEALVEATVAEFGGIDCLLNNAGASFMANFEGISENGWKTIVDINLHGTYHCTQAAGEVMRENDGGTIVNFASVAGQDGAPFMSHYAAAKAGIINLTSTLGYEWASDGVRVNCIAPGFVATPGVASQMGVTADEIDRDTVDRKIGTPAEIADVAQFLASPASSYLTGETVTARGVPDIMESPE
- a CDS encoding TIGR04024 family LLM class F420-dependent oxidoreductase; this encodes MACEVFLPVAAQPSVDALCEQAERAEGLGYDRVWLPETWGRDAVTVLTSIAHRTSEIGIGTSIVPVYSRSPALIGQTAATLQEVSDGRFRLGLGPSGPIVVENWHGVDYGNPLRRTRETVEVVKRVLSGEAVSYDGEYFDLAGFRLRCEPPEPRPPVDAAGMGPKSVELAGRFADGWHALLLTRDGLRDRLDDLRRGADLAGRDPDEIRVTLSLTCAALDDPDRARESVRQHLAFYVGGMGTFYRDSLARSGHEATANEVYENWQAGDREAATAAIDDGLLDSLAVAGTPETARDRLESFAAIDGVDRVAVSFPRDASLAEIEATMAALAP
- a CDS encoding BCCT family transporter, producing MGIAYAFGLDDADWSEIGLFFVTICALVALVVVGILNPPLLSNTLTGTYDWVMHYFGWWFMALGGVLLVFGLFMTLSRYGTIRIGGEDADPEFGFYSWIAMVFTVGFGSSIIVWGVGEPIQIVNSPPSTLPVGGTTIKPLSLAFMFLHESFPGMAMWYIPVALSFALMVYTGSVSEYKLSSMLDVALDREDYGWLYWLVDLSALVAMVGGIATTLGFTAQQLSTILDVVYGLQATALTYGLLLAIGLVFLADVWLGLRSGIQNAARVTIVLMVLAAAMLFVVGPTLFTLNIWIDATGIWLNNLPRLMFFTAPTSGGDWPQQWTSFWWGWWAAWGLFVGSFVARVSKGRTIRETFFALVVVPSGLVWVQHAIIGGWVLSPEYFGPVSTALSNGDIPAAVATAISITPYGNVLGLLLVLVMVGYILTTLDSAVFMLSAITLGTEDPNARNRAWWGVLLAFLGVMTLNLPSFSAMQSFSPVMALPFSLYFLVLLYASYVTARDYYHEHLMGPDEEPFFTVSHRPDPEASETTGGNRAAGENDD
- a CDS encoding DNA-methyltransferase produces the protein METSHRIVVGDARDLDAVADDSVELVVTSPPYPMIELWDDTFAELDPEIDDRLAAADGRGAFEAMHALLDGVWREVARVLVDGGIACVNVGDATRTLDGSFRVYQNHSRIIDAFEELGFDPLPEILWRKPTNAGAKFMGSGMLPPNAYATLEHEYILVFRNGATRRGFEPHADRRYEAAYFWEERNRWFSDLWTDVRGERQTLDRDDSRERSAAYPFAIPYRLINMYSVYDDTVLDPFWGTGTTGLAAMVAGRSSVGYELDAGLVEGFDDRVADVPALSRRVVGDRLDAHRAFVERRRATGKGFDYEAERYDFPVTTKQERSMALRTVDRVEAIDGGYRAVHEPATTDS
- the msrA gene encoding peptide-methionine (S)-S-oxide reductase MsrA; its protein translation is MASNTDRATLAGGCFWCTEAALEELDGVEDVTSGYAGGHTEDPTYREVCSGNTGHAEVVQVEYDPDTITYERLLEVFFTVHDPTQLNKQGPDVGTQYRSAVFTHDEAQQETAEAYVEALDSDGGYEDDVVTEVEPLDTFYRAEEEHQNYYAKHPGDAYCSFHAQPKIEKVREKFGEITA